Part of the Salinigranum rubrum genome is shown below.
ACAGAAGCGAGATGAGCGTCGCCGCGATGGAGACGACGACGCTGTTCCGGAAGAACGTCACGAAGTCGAACTGTTCCCAGATGTTCACGTACGGGTCGAGCGTGAGTTTCTCCAGCGCCGGAATGATCCCCGTCGCGGGTCGATGGCCGCGAAGTTCGTCAGGACCGACGTCCGAGCCACCCAGAAGTACGGGGTCAGCGCGAAGAGAGCGAAGGCGGCGAGCCCCACGTACAGCAGCAGCCGACTGCGGCGTGTTTCGTTGATCATTAGACGTACAGCTCCTCCTCGTCCTGGATCACGGTCACGTAGAAGATGGCCGCGGCCATCGAGATGACGATCATCGCCATCCCCAGCGTGTACGCCCGCGAGAACTGCAGGTTGACGTACGCCGTCTCGTAGGTGAGGATGCTCATCAGCATCGTCCGCGTCCCGGGTCCGCCGCCGGTCAACTCGAACGGCTGGGCGAACTCCGCGACGTTCCACGCCGTCCGGAGCGCGAGGATGATGATGGTGGGGGTGACGAGGTGCGGGAGCGTGACGTCACGGAACCGCCGGAGTCGCCCCGCACCGGCGAGCGCCGCCGCCTCGTACTGCTCGCGGGGATTCCCACGATGGCGGCGGCGTAGATGATGCCGGCGTAACCGTAGTCGTGCCACGACTGTGCGACGATGAGCGAGACGTACGGCCAGAGCCCCTCCGAGAGGAAGCCCGGCGCCTCGACCCCGAGGAAGTCCGAGACGACCAGCGGGAGCATCCCGAAGTCGCTGTTGAGGAACCACATCCAGATGACACCGCCCGCCAGCGGCG
Proteins encoded:
- a CDS encoding ABC transporter permease subunit — protein: MVPQQRLRDAPAGRLGLPRGRGAGLPLGGALAVRLAHRRTVVARLRLRRHHLRRRHRGNPREQYEAAALAGAGRLRRFRDVTLPHLVTPTIIILALRTAWNVAEFAQPFELTGGGPGTRTMLMSILTYETAYVNLQFSRAYTLGMAMIVISMAAAIFYVTVIQDEEELYV